From one Deinococcus aetherius genomic stretch:
- a CDS encoding TetR/AcrR family transcriptional regulator, with the protein MPERPTTKAAQRERTVQSLIVAGRELFTERGYAHTSTADLVERAGVTRGALYHHFKDKQDLFVAVLGAVQAEVAVRVELAASQGADPWAQLRLGCQAFMRASLDPEVRRIMLLDGPAVVGWRVWRDLDQAHAVRSLREGLLALQKIGELRDVPLGASVHLLSGAMNEAALWIAQSPQPDAALAEAGEALDVLLESLRA; encoded by the coding sequence ATGCCCGAACGCCCCACCACCAAGGCCGCCCAGCGCGAGCGGACGGTACAGAGCCTGATCGTGGCTGGCCGCGAGCTGTTCACCGAGCGCGGCTACGCCCACACTTCTACCGCCGACCTCGTGGAGCGCGCCGGCGTCACGCGCGGCGCGCTCTACCATCACTTCAAGGACAAACAGGATCTGTTCGTCGCCGTCTTGGGCGCAGTTCAGGCCGAGGTCGCGGTCCGCGTCGAACTGGCCGCCTCTCAGGGCGCGGACCCCTGGGCGCAGCTCCGCCTGGGCTGTCAGGCCTTTATGCGCGCCAGCCTCGATCCGGAGGTGCGGCGCATCATGCTGCTCGACGGGCCGGCGGTGGTGGGCTGGCGCGTCTGGCGCGACCTGGATCAGGCCCACGCGGTGCGCTCGCTGCGTGAAGGGCTGCTGGCCCTCCAGAAGATCGGCGAGCTGCGGGATGTGCCGCTGGGAGCCAGCGTTCACCTGCTGTCCGGCGCCATGAACGAGGCTGCGCTCTGGATCGCGCAGTCGCCGCAGCCCGACGCGGCGCTGGCCGAGGCGGGCGAGGCCCTCGACGTGCTCTTGGAATCGTTGCGGGCCTGA